ATTAAGAATCGACGCTAAATTGACCCCAATAGAGACAGTGAATGACGCAGGAATAGTATGGGAGAATTGCCTAAAGGTAATTCGCCAACACACTTCAGACCAAAGCTTTAAAACTTGGTTTGAGCCTGTGATGCCTTATAAGCTAAATGGCAAAAAACTAATTATTCAGGTTCCTAGCCAATTCTTTTACGAGTGGCTAGAAGACAATTATGTAGAGTTACTAAGAAAAGCCTTAGACTATTCTATTGGCCCTGATGGACAGTTGGAGTACTCCATTGTAGTAGACAGAGGCGATAAAGTAAATAATAGACCTCCACAGTCACAATCAGTAGGAACGAACAATAACAGCAATAATAATAGCGGTAATAATAACAGCTACGGAAATAATAGTAACAACAACACTCCAAAATATCAGCGTAACGATTATCAACGAAATAACTATAATACGCCAAATCAAGAACCTAAGCAGGTTAAAAGCCCATTTGAGCTTAGAGATTTAAACGCATTACAGTCAGACTCCTTCTTAAATAGAAGTTATTCGTTTGATAATTTCATAGAGGGCGACTGTAACAGATTAGCTCGAGCAGCAAGTTTTGCGGTAGCTGAAAAGCCAAGCGTAACGTCTTTTAACCCACTCATGATTTATGGTGGCGTAGGTTTAGGAAAAACGCACTTGGTCCAGGCTATTGGAAACTTTATTAAGAATAATAGCCTCAGCGAGAAGTTTGTCCTCTATGTATCTTCTGAAAAATTTACGAGTCAATTTATTAACTCGATAAAAAACAACAGCCTTCAGGACTTCATGTCTTTTTATATGCAGGTGGATGTTTTAATAATAGATGATGTTCAGTTCTTATCTGGAAAAGAGAAAACACAGGAAACATTCTTCCATATTTTCAATCACCTTCACCAGTCTGGGAAGCAAATAGTAATGACTTCTGACAGGCCTCCTAGAGACTTAGAAGGAATGGAAGACAGATTGCTATCAAGATTTAAATGGGGCCTTACGGCTGATTTACAGAGCCCTGATTTAGAAACACGTATTGCTATTATTCAGAAGAAGCTTCAGCACGAAGGTGTTGAAATAGATTTCGAAGTAATTGAATACTTAGCTCATAGCATTGACTCTAATGTAAGAGAACTCGAGGGTGTTATGATTTCTTTGATAGCTCAAGCTTCCTTGACTCAAAAAACCATTGACCTTGAGTTAGCTAAGAGAACTCTTAATCATATTGTTACAGAATCTGAGAAAGAAGTGAACATTGACACCATAATAGGTGTGGTTACAGAACACTTTCAGGTTAGAATTGCAGATTTAAAAAGCAAGAGCAGATTAAGAAGTATTGTTATTCCACGTCAGGTAGCTATGTATTTAGCGAAGGAAATGACTAACCTCTCTTTAAAATCGATTGGTTATCACTTTGGGGGAAGAGACCATAGCACTGTAATTCATGCTATTCAAACAGTAAATGACTTGATGGACACAGATAAGGAAATGAACAATACTGTTCACAAGCTTTCTCAAAAATTTAAGAAGTAATAAGTTTTTGGTGAATTGCTAATACTTGAGGTATTAATAGGTCGTTTTCGTTTTCAATTATAAAATCTGAGATTTCTTCGAAATACGCAGGGCTAAACTGATTTTTCATAATGGCTCTAATTTCTTCTTCTGTCCGTTCAGTGTCTCTTTCTAAAATTCTAGCAAGCCTTATTTCTTCGGATGCACTTACATAGATAATCTTATCTAAATCTGTTCCTTTTTTCATGATGGCAGCCTCTTTTAAAACATAAGGCTTGTCTGCATGAGCTTCCATCCACTCCATAGCGTGTTCTTTGACCGCAGGATGCACAATCCCGTTTAATGAAGTCAATAAACTAGCATCTTGAAAAACAGCTTTTTTCACAAATGGCACATTATAATCACCATTCAGATAGGCTTCTTCTCCTAAAAGTTTAATGATTTCAGCCTTAACATTAGCATCATTAGAAATGAGCTTTTTCGCTTCCTCGTCAGCATAATAAACAGGCACACCCAAAGTTTCAAAAATTCGGCAAACCGTACTTTTTCCAGAACCAATTCCACCTGTTATTCCAACTCTAAGCATTTTTTAATTCAGAAAAGGTTTTAATCTTTTTGACAAAGTAGGCAAAAACGATAGAAGTAGGATAAAGACATTTCCCCGACCTTGGTCTGCCTTTTGATGTTTTAATTAAATAAGGAAGCATAGCATAAAAGCTAAAGTGTGCTCTAATAATGGCCCAAAAATCTAAAAGCTTAAATTCCAAAAGAAGCTTTACACCAGACACGCCATCTAATATCAATCTAATAACAATCACTTGAAGGGCTCTCCAGAAGGGCAAATTCTTAGCTAGCATAGCTAAACTGTTCCTGTAATTTAGAAAGGTCTTTTGAGGACTACTCTTATTTAGCGTTCCTCCACCAAGGTGATAGACTTTTGAATTAGGTACAAAACCAATGCTATAACCAGCATTCTTTATTCGCCAGCATAAATCAATTTCTTCCATGTGTGCAAAGAACCTTTCATCAAAACCACCTAAGTCGTGAAAGACATTAGCCTCAATAACTAGGCAAGCTCCAGTAGCCCAGAAAATATCCTTCTTTTCGTTGTATTGTCCAAAATCCTTTTCACAATGGTCAAAGATTCTTCCTCTACAAAAAGGATAACCCCATTTATCAAGAAAACCGCCAGCAGCACCAGCGTATTCAAAAGTATCTTTATTACGGTATGAAAGGATTTTTGGCTGGCATGCTACCAAAGAATTTGACGTTTTTAGTTCGTCAATAAGGGGCTTCAGCCAATTTTCAGAAACCTCTACATCCGAATTTAAAAGAACATAGTAATCAGCCGTAATACCCTTTAAAGCTTTATTATATCCTCCTGCAAAGCCACTATTCACTTTTAAAGCTAGTGTTTTAATACTCGGATAGTTTTGCTCCACAAAAGAAACAGAATCATCAGAGCTGCCATTATCAGCCAGCCAGATGTCAGCATCTTTAGTGTGCTCCACAACGGACGGTAAAAAGGTTTTTAAATGCTCTTTGCCATTAAAGTTTAGTATTACTACGGCAGTATTCAATCTTACTATTTGTTAAACATTGAGCCTAAATCCATACCCGGTATATTTGGCATCATGCCTGAAGTAGCATTTTGAAGCTCTGCTTTAGATTTAACTTCTACGTTTTGTAAAGCCTTATTGGCGGCTGCCACTATAAGATCTTGAAGTATCTCTATTTCGTCTTTATTTATTAATTCAGGCTCAATAACTACGCTTTGAAGTTCTTTTTTACCATTTACGGTAACTTTGACCATTCCTGCTCCCGACTCTCCTTCGGCTGTTATATCTCCTAATTTACCCTGAGCTTCCTCCATTTTAGATTGGAGTTCTTTAACCTTGCCCATCATCCCAGCCATATCAAACATTCCCATTGTATTTACGAGTTAAATGAACTGTAAATTTAGCGATATGAAAGGGATAAATAAAATGAATTTACTTTAGCAATGTAAGTATCCCATTTCTACTAAACTCCTCCCCTGCTAAACTAACGCCACTGATTTTGTAAGTATAGTTCCCTCCTGGTACAGGCTGGTTTGACTTTGGACTAGTTCCATCCCAACCACTTCCATCTAAATCATCCTTAAAAAGAATAGAGCCCCATCTATCGTAAATAGTAATAGTACCACTATCTACAAACTTTGACTTAATCTCATACCTTTCGTTCTCACCATCACCATTTGGGCTAAACGCCGATGGAATGAAGATGTCTGCAGGGATTGGCATAACAACAGTATTACTGTATGAAGGAATAGAAAAATTAGTAAAGCCTGGTATATCAACATATTGTTGTGCCAATATCCTGAATTTAATAGTAGGGTTAGTAGCGTTAAGTATTAATTGGCCTACCGCTTTTGTTAAATTATTTGTTCTGAACTGAGGAAGAAATGCTCCAATATCTTCATTGTAACTTTCAACAGTGTATTCTGCCTGTGTAGAAGTAATGATTGTATTTGGAAAAGAGAAATCTGTCCAGTTTAGCACGTTTCCTTTGTATGAAAGAAAGACTGTACAAAACTCTGGAGATAAATCTGACTGTATTCCACAAGCATCTTCTACTCTATATTTATAACAATACTCTCCCGAATTAGCCTGAATAGCAATATCATTAAAACTGTTAGCCGTTGATTTACCTATTTCTACAAAATCAGCATCAGTAGTACTTTTATGTAAAAACTGATATTCAGTAGCATCCGAATTATCTAACAACACCAATCTAATCATGGAATCATCATTACCTGGGTAACCCGCCTGAATTAAACCGTTAGGAATTATTTTAGTTGAACCTGCCAGTGGATCTACATCTAACTTTTCAGATGCGATGGTAACAAACTCCGTATTTCCATTTACTTCAATGGCATATCTAGCGGTAACTTGATAGTTATAAACCTCACTACATTCTAAAGTAAGATCTTCAAAAGACTCATCAAGGTTAGAGAACAACGGCAAAGAGTTTAGACAGTCGTCGCAACCCTCCACATCTTTCAATAATTCCAACTGCTGTGGTATTCCTGAAGGATTACTAGGTAAAACCCATCTTAAAGTAGCATCAGAAGAACTCGATTGTGTAGCCGAAAGTGTTAAATCACAAACCACATTAGAGTACACTTCGTTTCCGCAAGGGTCTAAAGTAACTAATCGGTAACAATATTTTGAGTCCTTATTAAGTCCAGTGACCGAATACTTGCTTGAAGTAGCAACACCGTCATCTTTCCAAGTATAGCTATTTCCTAAATCTTCTGCCACTTGAACAGTAAAAGTACCTTCCGAGCTAAAGTTTTTGAAAGAAATATCTGCACCACCGCTTGTAGAAGTCAAGCCGTTAATAATAGGCGTACTTATAACATTAGGGTCTTTTATTTCTGGATTAGTTGGGCAAATATCATAACCATTTCTAGTATAAAAACCGGTAACTGCAATTCTGGTCAAAACACCGCTGTAAGTATGTGTTTCTTCATAAGGAAGAGTTCCATTTACCACTGTTACAATTTCTTCCGATCCATCGCCCCACTCTATCTTATACTTATCATGCTTGTTGGCATCGTCTTCTCCTATATTAATAGTAACCGATGTACCATCACAACTAAAGATACTAGCAACTGGCGGATCCACTCTAATAACCTCCGCAGCTTTCGAACCACAACTTAAATATTTTTGACCACCAATTTCCGCTATCTGCAAAATCCAGTGACTTCCAGGGGTAAGTACTTTAGTGGCGTTCCAGTTTCCAGTAACTCCACTAAAAGCTGCAATTTCTCCAGTAAAACCTGGAGCTGAAATGTCAATATTGTCATTATAATCATAAACGTATTGAACAGAAGATGGAATACCTTTTCCATCGTCTAGGTACCTTAAAACAAATGTCGCATTAGGATTCTCAGGAGTAGAACATCGAGGATTAACATCAAACGTACCTCCAAGTTGAAATCCAGGAGGAGCAGTGGTACAAGCCGCCGGTTTAGGCAAAGTAGTTTGAGCGTAAGTATTTTCTATGGAAACAGCACTCATCAGTGTCAAAAGACACATAATGAAAAGATTCTTAGATTGCATTGTATTCATTTCTCGTTAATTGCATAAGCTAATCAGTGAACAACAAAAAACAATAATCATGCCCAAACTCTGTTACACCTTTGACGCATAAATTAGCACTTGGTTAAAATATATTATTAAGATACAGTTTTTTCAAGAATACTTAAACATTTATCTTTAAAAACATTTAACTATCAATGAATTACATCTTCATAACCAGCCTATATTTTATTTATTTTGTTTCTTCTTTCTTGAGACGAAAGCCCCTTTCAAAAAGTAACATATCTTTGCATCTATTATTTACAAGTAATCAGCTTCATGACAGATATAAAATTAGATAGTGTAGAAGAGGCCATTAACGATATCGCATTAGGTAAAGTGGTGGTGGTAGTAGACGACGAGGACAGAGAAAACGAAGGTGACTTTATCTGTGCTGCAGAGAAAATCACTCCCGAATTAGTAAACTTCATGGTTAAAGAAGGTAGAGGGCTTATGTGTGCTCCCCTTACCAAAGAAAGGTGTGAAGAACTAGGTTTAGAAATGATGGTGGGTAAAAACACCGCTTCACATGAAACTCCATTTACCGTTTCTGTTGACTTATTAGGTTACGGATGTACCACAGGTATTTCAGCATCAGATAGGTCAAAAACCATTTTTGCTCTAGCAGATGAAAACACAAAACCTTCTGAACTTGGAAGACCAGGTCATATCTTTCCATTAAGAGCTGCTGAAGGCGGTGTATTAAGAAGAGCAGGTCATACAGAGGCAGCTATAGATTTAGCTCAAATGGCTGGATTAAAACCTGCAGGCGTTTTGATAGAAATCCTTAATGAAGACGGAACCATGTCAAGGCTTCCAGATTTAAGAAAATTAGCAGATAAGTTTAACCTTAAATTGATTTCAATTAAGGACCTAATACAATATAGATTAAACAAAGAAACGCTAATCAAAAGAGAAATAGGAGTTCAACTGCCTACGGCCTGGGGTGACTTTGACTTATTGGCATTCCGTCAGATAGATAACAATCAACTTCATTTAGCTTTAAAAAAAGGAACTTGGGAAGAGGGAGAACCAGTCATGGTAAGAGTACACTCTTCTTGTGTAACGGGTGACATTTTTGGTTCATGCAGATGCGACTGTGGTCCTCAACTTCATGCTGCCATGGAAATGGTAGAAAAAGAAGGAAAAGGAATAGTACTTTATATGAACCAAGAAGGTAGAGGAATTGGACTTTTAAATAAGTTGAAAGCCTACAAACTTCAGGAACAAGGCAGAGATACGGTAGAAGCCAATTTGGAACTTGGTTTTAAATCTGACCAAAGGGATTATGGCGTAGGAGCTCAAATTTTAAGAGACCTTGACATTTCAAAAATAAGATTGATATCAAATAACCCTAAAAAAAGAGCAGGACTTATGGGTTATGGTTTAGAAATAGTGGAGTCAATTCCTGTAGAAATAGCTCCTAACCCTCATAATGAAGTCTATTTGAAAACCAAAAGAGACAAAATGGGACATACCATTCTTAATAAATGAAAAGACGTAGAAAGATAAAGGTTAGCCTAAAAAGGATTTTCCTAAAATCTACTATTTACTTTTTTTCTATTAGCATAGGATTGGTTCTCGTCTTTAAATTTGTTCCTGTTCCTATTACCATAACTATGCTTGGGCAATGGGTAAGAGGGGGCGAATTACATTATAATTGGGAGCCTATTGAAAATATGTCTGCCCAAATGCCAATTGCGGTGGTAGCCGCTGAAGACCAGCTTTTTCCTCAGCACCATGGTTTTGACTTTAAGTCAATAAAAAAAGCTATTCAGGCAAATCAGAAAACTGAAAAGCTGAGAGGTGGTAGTACTATTTCGCAGCAAACTGCCAAAAACGTTTTCCTTTGGCAAGGAAGAAGTTGGATAAGAAAAGGGCTTGAAACCTATTTCACATTTCTGATTGAACTTATTTGGGGCAAAAAAAGAATACTTGAGGTTTACCTTAACGTATGTGAAATGGGACCCCAAACTTTTGGTGCGGAAGCCGCTTCACAGAGATATTTCAAAACTCCCGCA
This sequence is a window from Arcticibacterium luteifluviistationis. Protein-coding genes within it:
- a CDS encoding T9SS type B sorting domain-containing protein; the encoded protein is MNTMQSKNLFIMCLLTLMSAVSIENTYAQTTLPKPAACTTAPPGFQLGGTFDVNPRCSTPENPNATFVLRYLDDGKGIPSSVQYVYDYNDNIDISAPGFTGEIAAFSGVTGNWNATKVLTPGSHWILQIAEIGGQKYLSCGSKAAEVIRVDPPVASIFSCDGTSVTINIGEDDANKHDKYKIEWGDGSEEIVTVVNGTLPYEETHTYSGVLTRIAVTGFYTRNGYDICPTNPEIKDPNVISTPIINGLTSTSGGADISFKNFSSEGTFTVQVAEDLGNSYTWKDDGVATSSKYSVTGLNKDSKYCYRLVTLDPCGNEVYSNVVCDLTLSATQSSSSDATLRWVLPSNPSGIPQQLELLKDVEGCDDCLNSLPLFSNLDESFEDLTLECSEVYNYQVTARYAIEVNGNTEFVTIASEKLDVDPLAGSTKIIPNGLIQAGYPGNDDSMIRLVLLDNSDATEYQFLHKSTTDADFVEIGKSTANSFNDIAIQANSGEYCYKYRVEDACGIQSDLSPEFCTVFLSYKGNVLNWTDFSFPNTIITSTQAEYTVESYNEDIGAFLPQFRTNNLTKAVGQLILNATNPTIKFRILAQQYVDIPGFTNFSIPSYSNTVVMPIPADIFIPSAFSPNGDGENERYEIKSKFVDSGTITIYDRWGSILFKDDLDGSGWDGTSPKSNQPVPGGNYTYKISGVSLAGEEFSRNGILTLLK
- the mtgA gene encoding monofunctional biosynthetic peptidoglycan transglycosylase; this translates as MKRRRKIKVSLKRIFLKSTIYFFSISIGLVLVFKFVPVPITITMLGQWVRGGELHYNWEPIENMSAQMPIAVVAAEDQLFPQHHGFDFKSIKKAIQANQKTEKLRGGSTISQQTAKNVFLWQGRSWIRKGLETYFTFLIELIWGKKRILEVYLNVCEMGPQTFGAEAASQRYFKTPAAKLTRNKAARIAAILPSPRKWKVVNSGAYVNKRTAHIERQIRQLGGPAYLKEINL
- a CDS encoding glycosyltransferase family 2 protein, whose product is MNTAVVILNFNGKEHLKTFLPSVVEHTKDADIWLADNGSSDDSVSFVEQNYPSIKTLALKVNSGFAGGYNKALKGITADYYVLLNSDVEVSENWLKPLIDELKTSNSLVACQPKILSYRNKDTFEYAGAAGGFLDKWGYPFCRGRIFDHCEKDFGQYNEKKDIFWATGACLVIEANVFHDLGGFDERFFAHMEEIDLCWRIKNAGYSIGFVPNSKVYHLGGGTLNKSSPQKTFLNYRNSLAMLAKNLPFWRALQVIVIRLILDGVSGVKLLLEFKLLDFWAIIRAHFSFYAMLPYLIKTSKGRPRSGKCLYPTSIVFAYFVKKIKTFSELKNA
- the coaE gene encoding dephospho-CoA kinase (Dephospho-CoA kinase (CoaE) performs the final step in coenzyme A biosynthesis.) is translated as MLRVGITGGIGSGKSTVCRIFETLGVPVYYADEEAKKLISNDANVKAEIIKLLGEEAYLNGDYNVPFVKKAVFQDASLLTSLNGIVHPAVKEHAMEWMEAHADKPYVLKEAAIMKKGTDLDKIIYVSASEEIRLARILERDTERTEEEIRAIMKNQFSPAYFEEISDFIIENENDLLIPQVLAIHQKLITS
- a CDS encoding bifunctional 3,4-dihydroxy-2-butanone-4-phosphate synthase/GTP cyclohydrolase II, which codes for MTDIKLDSVEEAINDIALGKVVVVVDDEDRENEGDFICAAEKITPELVNFMVKEGRGLMCAPLTKERCEELGLEMMVGKNTASHETPFTVSVDLLGYGCTTGISASDRSKTIFALADENTKPSELGRPGHIFPLRAAEGGVLRRAGHTEAAIDLAQMAGLKPAGVLIEILNEDGTMSRLPDLRKLADKFNLKLISIKDLIQYRLNKETLIKREIGVQLPTAWGDFDLLAFRQIDNNQLHLALKKGTWEEGEPVMVRVHSSCVTGDIFGSCRCDCGPQLHAAMEMVEKEGKGIVLYMNQEGRGIGLLNKLKAYKLQEQGRDTVEANLELGFKSDQRDYGVGAQILRDLDISKIRLISNNPKKRAGLMGYGLEIVESIPVEIAPNPHNEVYLKTKRDKMGHTILNK
- the dnaA gene encoding chromosomal replication initiator protein DnaA, with amino-acid sequence METVNDAGIVWENCLKVIRQHTSDQSFKTWFEPVMPYKLNGKKLIIQVPSQFFYEWLEDNYVELLRKALDYSIGPDGQLEYSIVVDRGDKVNNRPPQSQSVGTNNNSNNNSGNNNSYGNNSNNNTPKYQRNDYQRNNYNTPNQEPKQVKSPFELRDLNALQSDSFLNRSYSFDNFIEGDCNRLARAASFAVAEKPSVTSFNPLMIYGGVGLGKTHLVQAIGNFIKNNSLSEKFVLYVSSEKFTSQFINSIKNNSLQDFMSFYMQVDVLIIDDVQFLSGKEKTQETFFHIFNHLHQSGKQIVMTSDRPPRDLEGMEDRLLSRFKWGLTADLQSPDLETRIAIIQKKLQHEGVEIDFEVIEYLAHSIDSNVRELEGVMISLIAQASLTQKTIDLELAKRTLNHIVTESEKEVNIDTIIGVVTEHFQVRIADLKSKSRLRSIVIPRQVAMYLAKEMTNLSLKSIGYHFGGRDHSTVIHAIQTVNDLMDTDKEMNNTVHKLSQKFKK
- a CDS encoding YbaB/EbfC family nucleoid-associated protein, encoding MFDMAGMMGKVKELQSKMEEAQGKLGDITAEGESGAGMVKVTVNGKKELQSVVIEPELINKDEIEILQDLIVAAANKALQNVEVKSKAELQNATSGMMPNIPGMDLGSMFNK